Sequence from the Acidobacteriota bacterium genome:
GGCCGCGCTCTACTGGAATCCCGCCAACACGGCGAGCGGCGACTTCACCGTCAAGGCCACCTTCGACGAGACCGAACAGAGCTACAACCATCCGCATCCGTTCGGCGTGTTCATCGGCGGCGCCGATCTCGCCTCGGCAACCCCCAACGCGCTCTACTGCGCGGCCTATCGCAACGGCACGTACATCATCCGCATGTTCAGCGCCGGCAAACGCGCCGACGTCGTCGGCCGTCCGCTGGCGCACGACGCCATCAAGAAGGGCGAGACACCGAAGTCGCGGGTGGTGCAGGACGTCGCATGGACGGTGAAGGGCGACGCCGTGTCATGCGTGATCAATGGCACGGCCGTGTGGACGGGCACCAAAGCCGACGTCACGGGCCCCGGCAAGCTCGCATCGACGGACGGCATCGTCGGCATCCGTGTCAGCCACAACTCCGACGCACTGGTGACAGGGTTCGGCGTCAGCAAGTGACTCATCTCCCCACGAACGTCATGCCGTCCGGCGCGTAGCGCTGGCCGGCGACGGCTGCTGTCGGCGACAGTTGCTCGAGGCGGACGAGATCGTCCGCCGTGAGCGTGATGTCGGCAGCGGCGAGGTTCTGCTCGAGACGCGCGATGTTGCGCGTGCCCGGGATGGGCACCATGTCGTCGCCCTGCGCGAGGACCCACGCGAGCGCGAGCTGCGCCGGCGTGCAGCCCTTCTCGGCGGCCATGCTGCCCACCGCGTCGACGAGCGCCAGGTTGCGCGCGAAGTTCTCGCCCTGGAAGCGTGGAGACCGGCGACGGAAGTCGTCCGGCGCGAAATCCTCGAGGCTGCGGAACGCACCGGTGAGGAAGCCGCGTCCGAGCGGGCTGTAGGGCACGATGGTGATGCCCAGCTCACGACACGTGCCGATGATGTCGTCCTCGATGTCGCGGCTCCAGAGCGAGTACTCGGACTGCAGCGCGGCGATCGGGTGGACGGCGTGCGCGCGGCGAATGGTCTCGCTGCCGGCTTCCGACAGCCCGACCATGCGCACCTTGCCGTCCGCGACGAGATCGGCCATCGCGCCAATCGTGTCCTCGATCGGCGTGTTCGCGTCGACACGGTGCTGGTAGTACAGGTCGATGTGGTCCACGCCGAGGCGCTGCAGGCTGGCGTCGCAGCGGCTGCGCACGTACGCCGGCGTGCCGTTGATGGTGCGCCGCGCGGGGTCGTCGATGTCGCGCACGATGCCGAACTTCGTCGCGATCAGCACGCGATCGCGATACGGCGCGAGCGCGGCGCCGACGAGGCGCTCATTGGTGTGCGGGCCGTACATGTCGGCCGTGTCGAACAGCGTCACGCCGAGGTCCACGGCGCGATGGATCGTGGCAGCCGACTCCCGATCGTCGCGCGGCCCGTAGAAGTCGGACATGCCCATGCAACCAAGGCCGAGCGTGGAAACGGGAACCTTCGACGGACCGAGCGTGCGGGTTTGCATGGGGCAGTGTAAATGGTGGAATGCCGCGAATGCCGGTTGCCGGTTGCCGGTTGCCGGTGAATGTAGACTTCCGTCATGTCCGAATCCCTTCGCTATCCCGTAGGCCGGTTCGTGTTCGATGAGGCGGGTGGTGAGGCCGCGCGTGCCGCGGCGCTCGAGGCCATCGGCGAGTTCCCGGCGGCGTTCCGCGCGGTGGCCGAGGGGCTCACCGAGATCCAGCTCGCGACGCCCTATCGCGAGGCGGGCTGGACGGCGCGCCAGGTGATCCACCACGTGGCCGACAGTCACATCAACGCGTACGTGCGCACGCGCTGGGTCCTCACCGAGGATCGTCCCGGCATCAAGGTGTACGACGAGAAGGCGTGGGCAGAGTTGCCGGACGCGGCGCTCGCGCCCGTCGATCTCTCGCTCGATCTGATCGACGCGCTGCACCGCCGGTGGAGCGTGCTGCTCGCCGACATCCACGGCGACGCCTTCGCACGCGAACTGGTCCACCCGACCAACGGTCCGATGTCGCTCGAGCGCCTCGTGCAGTTGTACGCATGGCACGGGCGGCACCACCTCGGCCACCTGCAGATCGTGGCGGGTCTGCGGTGACAGCGCGTCTCGCCGTACGTGGTGCCTGTACGATAGGCGCCGCGATCGTCATCGGCCTGCTCGCCGGCAGTCTTGTCGCACAGGATCGACTCTCGGGCCGATCGTTTGCGACACGCTCCGAGGTGATCGCGCGCAACGGGATGGTCGCGACGAGCCATCCCTTCGCGACGCAGATCGCGCTCGACGTCCTGAAGGCCGGCGGCAATGCCGTCGACGCGGCCATCGCGGCCAATGCATTCCTCGGGCTCGGCGATCCCGGCAACAGCGGCATCGGCGGCGACCTCTACGCCGTGGTGTGGGATCCGCGCACGCGTCAGCTCCACGGCCTGAACGCCAGCGGCCGATCGCCG
This genomic interval carries:
- a CDS encoding aldo/keto reductase — encoded protein: MQTRTLGPSKVPVSTLGLGCMGMSDFYGPRDDRESAATIHRAVDLGVTLFDTADMYGPHTNERLVGAALAPYRDRVLIATKFGIVRDIDDPARRTINGTPAYVRSRCDASLQRLGVDHIDLYYQHRVDANTPIEDTIGAMADLVADGKVRMVGLSEAGSETIRRAHAVHPIAALQSEYSLWSRDIEDDIIGTCRELGITIVPYSPLGRGFLTGAFRSLEDFAPDDFRRRSPRFQGENFARNLALVDAVGSMAAEKGCTPAQLALAWVLAQGDDMVPIPGTRNIARLEQNLAAADITLTADDLVRLEQLSPTAAVAGQRYAPDGMTFVGR
- a CDS encoding putative metal-dependent hydrolase: MSESLRYPVGRFVFDEAGGEAARAAALEAIGEFPAAFRAVAEGLTEIQLATPYREAGWTARQVIHHVADSHINAYVRTRWVLTEDRPGIKVYDEKAWAELPDAALAPVDLSLDLIDALHRRWSVLLADIHGDAFARELVHPTNGPMSLERLVQLYAWHGRHHLGHLQIVAGLR